From the genome of Uranotaenia lowii strain MFRU-FL chromosome 1, ASM2978415v1, whole genome shotgun sequence, one region includes:
- the LOC129738989 gene encoding sorting nexin-29, with protein sequence MMVGMSSFTLDSSLLASALSSTGVGTGILFQKHDLERKALTDELLAIVQECQRKYGGKTELATESDSRILLLCDTWERALSHGLKSTNSVLKNVTDLVAGSGPELPVFWNFAFKHLTNHEKERFSTLRHVWTNGGKGKSLLRAVLNERALERYMLMWLGDPTILQESYESWALMRDPEITGLLPNMAAGLSTILFAIAIDAPELNAPTRLVPEKTEPIIATQPPAGRVRKTNIVQREILDETTSQPILNLSRSPVDSASLSRTANINIVREHSAATTEEPREAYSVEDALNSLTILRRSKSRESTSGKASSSVEPQGSGPFSPDRALEASEDFSIMDISNISSSASTAANTTATTTASNTSSSENYASDSSMHHLLLYSNHETETEHDPERCTALVDKLKRRLTDSEDRCQMMEARVAELSLENNRLRMLSRSHRLSLMHFQISIPKAILRTPVSGRRRAHYCYEIRISPSMNVTNSSTTTPSSFDNYNSQMTGQVTIPRTTVANASVGNDDSWSVFRRYSEFYRLHKRLQKEYSNVKTLDFPPKKKIGNMNAQFVEQRRQRLQVYLNSLFITVLPEVSACSTRSQLEQVFPFLKDGIH encoded by the exons ATGATGGTTGGGATGAGTAGTTTTACGCTAGATTCTTCGCTTCTCGCTAGCGCGCTGAGTAGCACCGGAGTCGGCACCGGGATTCTGTTCCAAAAGCATGACCTCGAGCGGAAAGCCCTGACCGACGAGCTGCTGGCAATCGTCCAAGAGTGCCAACGCAAGTACGGCGGCAAAACCGAACTTGCCACCGAAAGTGATTCTAG aattcttcTGCTTTGTGACACATGGGAAAGAGCACTATCTCACGGACTTAAGTCGACCAACTCAGTGCTGAAAAATGTAACGGACCTAGTTGCAGGGAGTGGTCCCGAGCTTCCAGTTTTCTGGAACTTTGCCTTTAAACATCTGACGAATCACGAAAAAGAACGATTTTCCACTCTTCGGCATGTTTGGACCAATGGTGGTAAAGGGAAATCATTGCTCCGAGCTGTTTTGAATGAAAGGGCCCTCGAGCGGTACATGCTGATGTGGTTGGGTGATCCTACGATACTGCAGGAAAGCTATGAAAGTTGGGCTTTGATGAGAGATCCTGAAATAACGGGACTTTTACCGAATATGGCAGCAGGCTTAAGTACAATCCTTTTTGCCATAGCCATAGATGCACCAGAGCTAAACGCTCCCACTCGATTGGTACCCGAAAAAACGGAACCAATAATAGCTACACAACCACCAGCAGGCCGAGTGAGAAAGACGAATATTGTCCAGAGGGAAATTCTTGACGAAACTACATCACAACCCATTCTAAATTTATCAAGATCACCAGTTGATTCAGCGTCACTTTCCCGAACGGCCAACATTAACATAGTTCGAGAACACAGCGCGGCCACAACAGAAGAACCACGAGAAGCTTACTCCGTTGAAGATGCTCTAAATAGCCTCACCATTCTTCGACGTAGTAAAAGCCGAGAATCAACATCAGGTAAAGCATCCAGTTCCGTCGAACCTCAAGGATCGGGACCTTTCAGCCCTGATCGTGCCTTGGAAGCCTCCGAAGATTTCAGTATTATGGATATTTCGAACATATCAAGTAGTGCATCGACGGCTGCCAACACTACAGCAACAACAACGGCTTCCAATACGTCAAGTTCGGAAAATTATGCATCCGATTCATCGATGCACCATTTACTGTTGTACAGCAACCACGAAACAGAGACTGAACACGACCCGGAACGTTGCACGGCCCTGGTTGACAAATTAAAACGACGATTAACAGACTCCGAAGACCGTTGCCAGATGATGGAAGCTAGGGTGGCAGAACTTAGTTT GGAAAACAATCGTCTTCGCATGTTGTCTCGCTCGCATCGTCTTTCCCTGATGCACTTTCAAATCTCGATTCCCAAAGCGATTCTACGAACACCGGTTAGTGGTCGAAGGCGGGCGCACTATTGCTATGAAATTCGGATATCACCTTCCATGAATGTTACCAATAGTAGCACGACCACGCCATCATCTTTCGACAACTACAACAGCCAAATGACCGGCCAGGTCACCATTCCTAGGACAACAGTCGCCAACGCCTCTGTAGGGAACGACGATAGTTGGTCCGTCTTTCGCCGGTACAGTGAGTTTTATCGCTTGCACAAACGGCTGCAAAAAGAATACTCGAACGTAAAAACACTTGACTTTCCACCAAAGAAGAAAATTGGCAACATG AATGCCCAATTTGTCGAACAGCGACGCCAACGGTTACAGGTCTACCTTAACAGTTTGTTCATTACGGTCCTGCCGGAGGTTTCCGCTTGCAGTACCCGATCCCAACTGGAGCAAGTATTTCCCTTCCTGAAGGATGGCATTCACTAA